ATTTGTCCAGGGATTATTGCTTTAGAAATCTTGGCGATTGTGGAAATATGTGATTTTATGCTTGAAATAATACCGCTGTCAATAACAATACCAAGGTCCCCAATGGTGTTATTCATGACGTCAATAGTTTTAttaaattcttcaattgcACCATTCActtcatttaaaatgtcattaaAATTAGTGCCAAAATTCTGATTATTTTCTAATATCTTGGATATCAAAACATTAGCTTCTAATTCGTGCTTTTCAAATGCTTTCttgatatcattaaattcgcttttatttgatataattggtATGTGCATATTGTATATCTCAGTTAAATATCCCATAATTGgtttaatattatcattcaGCAGGTTTCTAAGTAGTTCAGCTTTCTTTTTCTTAATTTCATactcaaaattttcagcaTTTTCACCTTCAATTGTACCAAGAGCCTTATAGTATATTTCATCAACAATTGACTTAATATCGGTAGAGATAGtggatatatcattaagcagtttaa
The DNA window shown above is from Babesia microti strain RI chromosome III, complete genome and carries:
- a CDS encoding BMN1 family (overlaps_old_locusTagID:BBM_III00005) → MKSVRPILIHFITFFLTSGNVFAGNGDVNQYSSDFGRALNDLMIAFNEAKKMYAKFSEQITDTMIHTCKNSIDILEADEKNGGHKNYLEKKEIELKSKIVEFNAIFSNIDLNNSTVKNEIIKLLNDISTISTDIKSIVDEIYYKALGTIEGENAENFEYEIKKKKAELLRNLLNDNIKPIMGYLTEIYNMHIPIISNKSEFNDIKKAFEKHELEANVLISKILENNQNFGTNFNDILNEVNGAIEEFNKTIDVMNNTIGDLGIVIDSGIISSIKSHISTIAKISKAIIPGQ